Proteins encoded by one window of Primulina huaijiensis isolate GDHJ02 chromosome 1, ASM1229523v2, whole genome shotgun sequence:
- the LOC140978705 gene encoding lysine-specific demethylase JMJ18-like → MRMKEQHSRNMPKNDDSLRSPGSPLNGKVSARWVPAEACRPLLEEAPVFYPTAEEFQDTLGYIASIRSTAEAYGICKIVPPASWNPPCPLKDKKVWENTTFSTRIQQVDLLQNREPMKKKIKPKRKKRRLFNTRPRRHAHPESAESYAACDTDEKFGFQSGPDFTLEDFQRFAEEFKESYFGLHNRTQECSRETGQIKGFPSVADIEGEYWRIIEEPTDEVEVYYGADLESGTLGSGFPKESSSITDSKIDQYVSSGWNLNNFSLLPGSVLNFEEHISGVVVPWLYIGMCFSSFCWHVEDHHLYSLNYLHWGDPKIWYGVPGSHASALEDAMRKHLKDLFEEQPDLLNELVTQLSPSVLKSEGVPVYRALQKSGEFVLTFPRAYHCGFNCGFNCAEAVNVAPVDWLQHGLNAVELYSKQCRKTSLSHDKLMVAAAQKAIRALWEISILKQENPENLRWKNVCGKDGKLTEAIRRRVHLEKKRIERLPQVTSFQKMEKYLDLHIERECFACFFDLHLSAASCNCSSKKFACLKHANLICCCEPDNRFLILRYTIDELNTLVEALEECTDALKIWSSKYFQVALLTDKSYDFDKLDGGKDEDGVHHPKREEGINRGSDCCSSESNVASDDGQPLGSRNTGPSSSVPFNSTLKNDPDEHLANKISEVGPDSEERLDFCVEPINLGSVVCGKLWCNKAFIFSKGYKSRVKFYNILNPMIRSTYTSEILDGGLLGPLFKVSLEDHPHESFTNTSAQRCWEMVLQRINQEITTQACLGKQGLPPLQPVSNVDGLQMFGFLSSSIIQAIEAQDTHHRCVKYWNHKLLTQKSSETRSVEGEKITDSYATDSALQESSDRLTLGSDNFLSDDEIRPIFRRLLRKADSEEMEVLHRILCQESKSHLWSIAVETVTEEIQTTKK, encoded by the exons ATGAGAATGAAG GAGCAGCATTCCAGAAATATGCCGAAAAATGATGACAGCCTAAGGAGTCCAGGCAGTCCACTGAATGGAAAG GTATCTGCAAGATGGGTTCCTGCTGAAGCATGTAGACCCTTACTCGAAGAAGCTCCAGTATTCTATCCAACTGCTGAG GAGTTCCAAGATACCCTTGGTTATATAGCGAGCATAAGGTCCACAGCTGAGGCATATGGTATTTGCAAAATTGTGCCTCCTGCATCTTGGAATCCTCCTTGTCCCCTAAAAGATAAGAAAGTCTGGGAGAACACGACATTTTCTACAAGAATTCAGCAAGTAGATCTCCTTCAGAATAGAGAACCcatgaagaaaaaaataaagccAAAGAGAAAAAAGAGGAGGCTATTTAACACTAGACCGAGGAGACATGCTCATCCTGAGAGTGCCGAATCATATGCTGCATGTGATACTGACGAAAAGTTTGGTTTTCAATCGGGACCAGACTTTACCCTTGAAGATTTTCAAAGATTTGCAGAGGAATTTAAAGAATCGTACTTTGGATTGCACAACAGAACTCAAGAATGCTCTAGAGAGACTGGACAGATTAAGGGGTTTCCATCTGTTGCTGACATTGAAGGAGAGTATTGGAGGATCATCGAGGAGCCTACGGATGAGGTTGAG GTATATTATGGAGCTGATTTGGAAAGTGGAACACTGGGGAGTGGATTCCCTAAAGAATCATCGTCAATAACAGACTCTAAGATAGATCAATATGTGAGCTCAGGGTGGAATTTGAATAACTTCTCACTTCTCCCGGGCTCGGTTCTGAATTTTGAAGAGCACATCTCTGGGGTAGTTGTACCATGGCTTTATATTGGAATGTGCTTCTCATCATTTTGTTGG CATGTTGAAGACCACCATCTCTACTCTCTGAACTATCTCCACTGGGGGGATCCAAAAATTTGGTATGGGGTTCCTGGAAGTCATGCCTCGGCATTGGAGGATGCTATGAGGAAACACTTAAAAGATCTATTTGAAGAACAACCTGATTTACTTAATGAATTG GTCACTCAGTTGTCTCCTTCAGTTTTGAAGTCAGAAGGTGTACCCGTGTATCGGGCCCTTCAGAAATCTGGGGAATTTGTTCTCACCTTTCCAAGAGCTTATCACTGTGGATTCAACTGTGGCTTTAACTGTGCAGAGGCTGTAAATGTGGCTCCCGTGGATTGGCTACAGCATGGACTAAATGCAGTTGAGCTGTATAGTAAACAGTGTCGCAAAACGTCATTGTCACATGATAAGCTGATGGTGGCTGCAGCCCAGAAAGCTATCCGGGCTCTCTGGGAGATCTCCATTCTCAAGCAAGAAAACCCAGAGAACTTGAGATGGAAAAATGTCTGTGGAAAGGATGGGAAGCTTACTGAGGCTATTAGG agGAGGGTTCATTTAGAGAAGAAAAGAATCGAACGTCTTCCACAGGTTACCAGCTTTCAGAAGATGGAAAAGTATCTTGATCTGCACATAGAGAGGGAATGTTTTGCATGCTTTTTTGACTTGCATCTATCTGCAGCTTCTTGCAATTGTTCCTCCAAAAAATTTGCATGCCTTAAACATGCAAATCTCATATGTTGCTGTGAACCAGACAACAGATTTCTCATCCTCCGTTACACCATTGATGAGCTGAACACATTGGTCGAGGCACTGGAAGAGTGCACAGATGCTCTCAAAATATGGTCGTCCAAATACTTTCAGGTGGCATTGTTGACTGATAAAAGCTATGATTTTGACAAGCTAGATGGAGGCAAAGATGAAGATGGAGTTCACCACCCCAAGAGAGAGGAAGGAATAAATAGGGGGAGTGATTGTTGCTCATCTGAATCAAATGTGGCTTCTGATGATGGTCAGCCTTTAGGTTCAAGAAATACAGGTCCTTCTTCTAGTGTTCCATTCAATAGCACTTTGAAAAACGATCCAGATGAGCATTTAGCAAACAAGATTTCTGAGGTTGGGCCAGATTCTGAAGAGAGGCTTGACTTCTGCGTCGAACCTATAAATTTGGGTTCTGTTGTTTGTGGAAAACTGTGGTGCAACAAGGCGTTCATATTCTCGAAAG GATATAAAAGCCGGGTAAAATTCTATAACATTTTGAATCCGATGATTAGGAGTACCTATACATCAGAAATCCTGGATGGTGGACTACTAGGCCCCCTATTCAAG GTTAGTTTAGAAGATCATCCACACGAGAGCTTTACGAATACGTCAGCACAGAGATGCTGGGAAATGGTGCTTCAGAGAATTAACCAAGAAATTACAACGCAGGCATGCCTAGGAAAGCAAGGATTGCCTCCATTGCAGCCTGTTAGTAACGTGGATGGTCTTcagatgtttggatttctttctTCATCTATCATTCAG GCTATTGAGGCTCAGGATACGCATCACCGTTGCGTTAAATACTGGAATCACAAGCTCTTAACTCAGAAGTCTTCAGAAACAAGGTCCGTTGAAGGAGAAAAAATTACAGATAGCTATGCAACTGACTCGGCCTTGCAGGAATCTTCTGATAGGTTAACTCTAGGTAGTGATAATTTTTTGTCTGATGATGAAATACGGCCTATATTCAGAAGACTGTTGAGGAAAGCTGATTCTGAAGAGATGGAAGTACTGCACAGAATATTGTGCCAAGAATCAAAAAGTCATCTATGGAGTATAGCTGTTGAAACAGTGACAGAGGAAATCCAAACAACAAAGAAATAA
- the LOC140971726 gene encoding FAS1 domain-containing protein SELMODRAFT_448915-like: MSTSFFLRRLLLVAAIITTSLSVISVTERAPPPSKQPTSESPSHPPVTTPPPSVPPQNSTLIWTPPPPSPPRLTPVDTKESQMNKIIDALIGAGDFAGWANMLSSTDPSSLPLTATLFIPSNDAISQFQLPSATANPFLIPYHIVPQRLTFSDLRQFKTHTRLPTLLPSKYILITNNSPSNFTVDDSQITHPDIFVNPAFSLHGIKNVLDYSLYGNNGLLSPPKENKKKSPRPKSSPLPPKGSNQNFSGEVIVDLSSSASCSCTEFLVIFCVISAVFASKIYEVASYRT; encoded by the coding sequence ATGTCAACGTCCTTCTTCCTCCGCCGCCTCCTCCTTGTGGCAGCCATTATTACCACCAGTCTCAGTGTCATCTCGGTCACAGAAAGGGCTCCTCCACCCTCAAAACAACCGACGTCCGAATCACCCTCTCATCCACCAGTAACAACACCTCCACCTTCAGTACCGCCACAAAACTCCACCTTGATATGGACGCCTCCGCCGCCCTCACCTCCGAGGCTGACGCCGGTTGATACTAAAGAAAGTCAGATGAACAAGATAATTGACGCTCTAATTGGGGCCGGAGACTTCGCGGGTTGGGCTAACATGCTTTCTTCTACCGACCCTTCGTCTCTCCCACTCACTGCTACGCTCTTTATCCCGAGCAACGATGCTATTTCCCAGTTCCAGCTCCCTTCCGCCACTGCTAACCCTTTTCTCATACCATATCACATAGTCCCGCAACGCCTAACTTTCTCCGATCTCAGACAGTTCAAAACTCACACGCGCCTCCCAACTTTGCTGCCTTCCAAATACATTCTCATCACCAACAATTCTCCTTCAAATTTCACTGTTGATGACTCACAAATCACGCATCCTGACATCTTTGTGAACCCCGCATTCTCCCTACATGGCATCAAGAACGTTCTTGATTACTCTCTCTACGGGAACAATGGTCTTCTTTCACCACccaaggaaaataaaaagaagtcCCCAAGGCCTAAATCTTCGCCTTTACCACCAAAGGGTTCAAACCAGAATTTCTCAGGGGAGGTTATTGTTGATTTAAGCTCCAGCGCATCATGCTCGTGCACTGAGTTTTTGGTTATCTTTTGTGTCATTTCCGCTGTTTTTGCTTCCAAGATCTATGAAGTTGCATCTTATAGAACATGA
- the LOC140978720 gene encoding primase homolog protein isoform X1, translated as MTRKHQSFIDHQEHLDSQIQSGGKYQRREWPHGTVEMPFLLTSPPPPPPCHPTKTSSNLPSFSISAFPTKPVSINSGHNNGFPYLSHVRTSKTTADMDEAEEERAVFTKLRQKMDSREVKIDSCTPGLYDLLVCPKCNGGQSMQRSLSFHVGQNWSYAMWRCFDTRCGWAGQVVTNSGKPFPGGNLHGQINSNSPSTRESLRLEVLGEELVDYFAGRMISKETLQRNKVMQVSGEKKIIAFTYRQNGLLVGCKYRTIEKKFWQDRGTEKMLYGLDDITEADEIIIVEGEIDKLSIEEAGYYNCASVPGGAPQTVSIKELPSVDKDVSFQYLWNCKDYLDKASRIILATDGDIPGQALAEELSRRLGRERCWQVNWPEKDELSSFKDANEVLKNLGAAALRDAINGAKPYESHDFS; from the exons ATGACAAGAAAACATCAAAGCTTTATCGACCACCAGGAACATTTGGATTCTCAAATCCAATCCGGAGGAAAATATCAGAGAAGAGAATGGCCTCACGGAACAGTTGAAATGCCTTTTCTTCTCACTTCACCGCCACCGCCACCGCCTTGTCACCCGACCAAAACTTCGTCAAATCTACCATCTTTTAGTATATCGGCCTTTCCTACAAAGCCCGTCTCCATAAATTCGGGTCACAATAATGGGTTCCCGTATTTGTCTCATGTTCGGACTTCAAAGACAACAG CTGACATGGATGAGGCAGAGGAAGAGAGGGCTGTCTTCACCAAACTGAGGCAGAAAATGGACTCCCGTGAAGTAAAAATCGATTCTTGTACACCTGGTCTCTATGATCTTCTTGTTTGTCCCAAG TGCAACGGTGGACAATCTATGCAGAGAAGTCTGTCATTTCATGTTGGCCAAAATTG GAGTTATGCAATGTGGAGATGTTTTGATACACGATGTGGATGGGCAGGCCAG gTAGTTACAAACAGTGGAAAGCCTTTTCCGGGTGGCAATCTTCATGGACAAATTAATTCCAATTCCCCATCGACAAGGGAAAGTCTAAGGCTAGAGGTGTTGGGTGAAGAG CTGGTAGATTACTTTGCTGGAAGAATGATATCCAAGGAAACATTGCAGAGAAATAAAGTGATGCAAGTTTCTGGTGAAAAG AAAATCATTGCCTTTACTTATAGACAAAATGGGCTACTTGTTGGCTGCAAGTACCGAACAATAGAGAAAAAGTTTTGGCAG GACAGAGGTACTGAAAAAATGTTATATGGACTGGATGACATTACGGAAGCAGATGAGATTATCATT GTTGAAGGTGAGATAGATAAGCTGTCAATAGAAGAAGCTGGTTATTACAATTGTGCAAGTGTTCCTGGAGGAGCACCACAAACTGTTTCAATCAAGGAACTACCATCAGTGGACAAG GACGTGAGCTTTCAGTATCTATGGAACTGCAAAGACTATCTGGACAAG GCGTCTCGAATAATCCTGGCAACCGATGGTGATATACCAGGCCAAGCTTTAGCTGAGGAGCTTTCTCGCCGCCTTGGAAGAGAGAG GTGTTGGCAAGTAAATTGGCCGGAAAAGGATGAGTTGAGCTCTTTCAAAGATGCCAATGAG GTTCTTAAGAATTTGGGCGCAGCTGCACTAAGAGATGCCATTAACGGAGCTAAACCATATGAATCACATGATTTCAGTTGA
- the LOC140978720 gene encoding primase homolog protein isoform X2, translated as MTRKHQSFIDHQEHLDSQIQSGGKYQRREWPHGTVEMPFLLTSPPPPPPCHPTKTSSNLPSFSISAFPTKPVSINSGHNNGFPYLSHVRTSKTTADMDEAEEERAVFTKLRQKMDSREVKIDSCTPGLYDLLVCPKCNGGQSMQRSLSFHVGQNWSYAMWRCFDTRCGWAGQVVTNSGKPFPGGNLHGQINSNSPSTRESLRLEVLGEELVDYFAGRMISKETLQRNKVMQVSGEKDRGTEKMLYGLDDITEADEIIIVEGEIDKLSIEEAGYYNCASVPGGAPQTVSIKELPSVDKDVSFQYLWNCKDYLDKASRIILATDGDIPGQALAEELSRRLGRERCWQVNWPEKDELSSFKDANEVLKNLGAAALRDAINGAKPYESHDFS; from the exons ATGACAAGAAAACATCAAAGCTTTATCGACCACCAGGAACATTTGGATTCTCAAATCCAATCCGGAGGAAAATATCAGAGAAGAGAATGGCCTCACGGAACAGTTGAAATGCCTTTTCTTCTCACTTCACCGCCACCGCCACCGCCTTGTCACCCGACCAAAACTTCGTCAAATCTACCATCTTTTAGTATATCGGCCTTTCCTACAAAGCCCGTCTCCATAAATTCGGGTCACAATAATGGGTTCCCGTATTTGTCTCATGTTCGGACTTCAAAGACAACAG CTGACATGGATGAGGCAGAGGAAGAGAGGGCTGTCTTCACCAAACTGAGGCAGAAAATGGACTCCCGTGAAGTAAAAATCGATTCTTGTACACCTGGTCTCTATGATCTTCTTGTTTGTCCCAAG TGCAACGGTGGACAATCTATGCAGAGAAGTCTGTCATTTCATGTTGGCCAAAATTG GAGTTATGCAATGTGGAGATGTTTTGATACACGATGTGGATGGGCAGGCCAG gTAGTTACAAACAGTGGAAAGCCTTTTCCGGGTGGCAATCTTCATGGACAAATTAATTCCAATTCCCCATCGACAAGGGAAAGTCTAAGGCTAGAGGTGTTGGGTGAAGAG CTGGTAGATTACTTTGCTGGAAGAATGATATCCAAGGAAACATTGCAGAGAAATAAAGTGATGCAAGTTTCTGGTGAAAAG GACAGAGGTACTGAAAAAATGTTATATGGACTGGATGACATTACGGAAGCAGATGAGATTATCATT GTTGAAGGTGAGATAGATAAGCTGTCAATAGAAGAAGCTGGTTATTACAATTGTGCAAGTGTTCCTGGAGGAGCACCACAAACTGTTTCAATCAAGGAACTACCATCAGTGGACAAG GACGTGAGCTTTCAGTATCTATGGAACTGCAAAGACTATCTGGACAAG GCGTCTCGAATAATCCTGGCAACCGATGGTGATATACCAGGCCAAGCTTTAGCTGAGGAGCTTTCTCGCCGCCTTGGAAGAGAGAG GTGTTGGCAAGTAAATTGGCCGGAAAAGGATGAGTTGAGCTCTTTCAAAGATGCCAATGAG GTTCTTAAGAATTTGGGCGCAGCTGCACTAAGAGATGCCATTAACGGAGCTAAACCATATGAATCACATGATTTCAGTTGA
- the LOC140978720 gene encoding primase homolog protein isoform X3: MIFLFVPSATVDNLCREVCHFMLAKIGTLPSKFFEVVTNSGKPFPGGNLHGQINSNSPSTRESLRLEVLGEELVDYFAGRMISKETLQRNKVMQVSGEKKIIAFTYRQNGLLVGCKYRTIEKKFWQDRGTEKMLYGLDDITEADEIIIVEGEIDKLSIEEAGYYNCASVPGGAPQTVSIKELPSVDKDVSFQYLWNCKDYLDKASRIILATDGDIPGQALAEELSRRLGRERCWQVNWPEKDELSSFKDANEVLKNLGAAALRDAINGAKPYESHDFS; encoded by the exons ATGATCTTCTTGTTTGTCCCAAG TGCAACGGTGGACAATCTATGCAGAGAAGTCTGTCATTTCATGTTGGCCAAAATTGGTACATTGCCTTCTAAATTTTTCGAG gTAGTTACAAACAGTGGAAAGCCTTTTCCGGGTGGCAATCTTCATGGACAAATTAATTCCAATTCCCCATCGACAAGGGAAAGTCTAAGGCTAGAGGTGTTGGGTGAAGAG CTGGTAGATTACTTTGCTGGAAGAATGATATCCAAGGAAACATTGCAGAGAAATAAAGTGATGCAAGTTTCTGGTGAAAAG AAAATCATTGCCTTTACTTATAGACAAAATGGGCTACTTGTTGGCTGCAAGTACCGAACAATAGAGAAAAAGTTTTGGCAG GACAGAGGTACTGAAAAAATGTTATATGGACTGGATGACATTACGGAAGCAGATGAGATTATCATT GTTGAAGGTGAGATAGATAAGCTGTCAATAGAAGAAGCTGGTTATTACAATTGTGCAAGTGTTCCTGGAGGAGCACCACAAACTGTTTCAATCAAGGAACTACCATCAGTGGACAAG GACGTGAGCTTTCAGTATCTATGGAACTGCAAAGACTATCTGGACAAG GCGTCTCGAATAATCCTGGCAACCGATGGTGATATACCAGGCCAAGCTTTAGCTGAGGAGCTTTCTCGCCGCCTTGGAAGAGAGAG GTGTTGGCAAGTAAATTGGCCGGAAAAGGATGAGTTGAGCTCTTTCAAAGATGCCAATGAG GTTCTTAAGAATTTGGGCGCAGCTGCACTAAGAGATGCCATTAACGGAGCTAAACCATATGAATCACATGATTTCAGTTGA
- the LOC140978749 gene encoding condensin-2 complex subunit H2 produces the protein MNSEFDNPESSSAKFLQTVQPLRDLESNWSVDLAKSLEDYLLKICSGEISGNEDSLSSVNFAEAALVLQGSAQVYGRKVEYLYSLVLHALEFISQKSQEDQSASTSTQKEETASHPAKDEEDYPFWGLDDIPVETKILLDSSVSRDFSPSHFVRPPANLVVLEGDCLDGVGDDGELEAYLLATNDLYRDFILLDYCDAVTVDNFLDCKSGKGLNNFYGGSYLTSKGRKSFQSPSRRSVGTGQKLSVGKKQDFNQSLCDDHGFQSNDDQKGSTAYHFPGDDGIRDGYSGSEDLFDSDNDVDPWKHLDPHEPGNLIVKPYRKVKMNRRLGVGSKKHLSVATEFPLAKLHGPIGPELAEIWEEKFHASETHGESQPSSLYEKLRQSLVIGDKKKDNSSYDPENLNEDVGYDSGDPDSGPPDIGISDSVFNNKDFPSQQEKHDFGGHHFGMENEYDGVDAHTSLEGLCRTHLDSLLASLSESEKQTELASRVSTWKQRIEKNLEEQDARPPFDIHKYGERILDKLSVEQDHSSTSSFGDIVGGQEKHDVARTFSALLQLVNNGDVDLVKCDTKGSSTCYSDVSSFHVRRLRNERKGGVKLQSSKRRAKTPLTKRRAKIISEEEKENQVGKSGGVKCTPEGKKRRKSGIMGMHFAG, from the exons ATGAATAGCGAATTTGACAATCCTGAATCTTCATCTGCGAAGTTTCTCCAAACAGTACAGCCTCTTCGAGATCTCGAATCTAATTGGAGCGTGGATTTAGCAAAGAGTTTGGAAGATTATCTGCTGAAAATTTGCTCTGGTGAGATTTCGGGCAACGAGGATTCCCTAAGCTCTGTAAATTTTGCTGAAG CTGCTTTGGTGCTTCAGGGATCGGCGCAGGTTTATGGTAGGAAGGTGGAGTATCTGTATTCCCTGGTTCTGCATGCTTTGGAGTTTATTTCCCAAAAAAG TCAAGAAGATCAATCTGCGAGCACATCCACTCAAAAGGAAGAAACTGCTTCCCATCCTGCAAAAGATGAAGAAGATTATCCATTTTGGGGTTTAGATGATATCCCCG ttgAAACAAAGATTTTGTTAGATAGTTCAGTCTCTAGAGATTTTTCACCTAGTCATTTTGTGAGGCCACCTGCAAATTTAGTAGTGCTTGAAGGTGACTGCTTAGATGGTGTAGGTGATGATGGGGAGCTAGAAGCATATCTG TTAGCAACAAACGATCTTTACCGGGATTTCATTCTCCTGGATTACTGTGATGCTGTTACTGTCGATAATTTTCTCGATTGTAAGAGTGGCAAAGGGCTCAATAATTTTTATGGAGGCAGCTATCTAACTTCTAAGGGTCGCAAGAGCTTTCAGTCGCCATCGAGAAGATCTGTAGGAACTGGCCAAAAGCTGTCAGTGGGGAAGAAACAGGATTTTAATCAATCACTTTGTGATGACCACGGGTTTCAATCAAATGACGATCAAAAGGGCTCAACTGCCTATCATTTTCCTGGCGATGATGGAATTAGAGACGGTTATTCTGGATCTGAGGATTTGTTTGACTCAGACAATGATGTTGATCCATGGAAACATTTGGATCCTCATGAACCAGGGAATTTGATAGTTAAACCTTATAGAAAag TGAAAATGAATAGAAGGCTAGGGGTCGGTTCCAAGAAACATCTTTCGGTGGCTACAGAATTCCCTCTTGCGAAACTTCACGGCCCTATTGGTCCAGAGCTAGCTGAAATATGGGAGGAAAAATTTCATGCCTCAGAGACGCACGGTGAATCACAACCTTCATCACTGTATGAAAAG CTGCGCCAATCACTTGTTATCGGGGACAAGAAAAAGGACAATTCCTCCTATGATCCTGAAAATCTCAATGAAGACGTTGGATATGATAGTGGGGATCCAGATTCTGGGCCACCAGATATTGGCATATCAGATAGTGTCTTCAACAATAAAGATTTCCCATCACAGCAGGAAAAG CATGATTTTGGTGGTCACCACTTTGGCATGGAAAACGAATATGATGGCGTTGATGCTCATACAAGCCTTGAAGGCCTTTGTCGGACTCACTTG GATTCTCTTCTAGCTAGTCTTTCTGAAAGTGAGAAGCAAACTGAACTGGCTAGCCGGGTTTCTACATGGAAACAAAGAATCGAAAAGAACTTGGAAGAGCAA GATGCACGCCCACCATTTGATATTCACAAGTACGGTGAAAGAATTCTAGATAAGCTCTCCGTGGAACAAGATCATTCGAGTACCTCGTCTTTTGGAGATATAGTCGGGGGTCAAGAGAAGCATGATGTCGCTAGAACGTTTTCTGCCCTTCTGCAATTG GTGAACAATGGAGATGTTGATCTGGTGAAATGCGACACAAAAGGTTCGTCCACTTGTTACTCAGATGTGAGTAGTTTCCATGTTAGGCGGCTTAGGAACGAGAGGAAAGGTGGAGTGAAGCTTCAGTCATCCAAAAGGAGAGCTAAAACTCCTTTAACAAAACGACGTGCCAAAATCATAAGCGAAGAGGAAAAGGAGAATCAGGTGGGAAAATCAGGTGGTGTGAAGTGCACTCCTGAAGGCAAGAAGAGGCGAAAATCCGGCATCATGGGTATGCATTTTGCTGGGTGA